In Kutzneria kofuensis, the DNA window CACTACTGCCCTTCGCCCGCCGGCGCGCGATGCTGGCACCGTCCTCATCAGACGAAGGAGCTGAGCGACATGACCTTCACTCACCTTGCGATCGTCCTACCCATGTTCGTCCTGTACGTCGTCGCGCTCGTCGACGTGCTGCGGCTGGACATGGACGGTTCCACACGTGTCGGCTGGGTGCTCGGCATCCTGGTGCTGCCGGTCGTCGGCGCGGTGGCGTGGCTGGTGTTCGGCCGGCGGACCGTGCGCCGGGCATCGGCCTGACCGGTCACTCCTTGCTCGCGATGACCTCCAGGTCGGCGCCCTGCCCGGTGGCGGACTGGCGGGCGGAGTTGAGCATGGACTCCAGCAGGTAGAGGCGCATGAGCTCGGGGGAGCCACGACCGGCGGCCCCACGCAGGGCGTCGTAGGTGCGCTGGCTGACGTGCGGCTGCAGGATGACCACCCGCAGGTCGTCGGTGGCGATGCGGGCGTCGAGCTGGCGGAGGAACTCGCGGCGGCCGCGGACGCGCCGGCCGTCGATCCAGGAGGCAGGTCGCCGGACGGGCGGCCGGGAGAGCTGCGGACGGAGGTGGCCACGACTGACGTAGATGAGGTTCTTGACGGCCTGGCTGACCACGACCTCGTACGCGGCGGCGGAGACGTCCCGGTCGCGGGAGTGGCTCTTGGCGGCCTTGACGTGGATCAGGCTCAGCGTGCGGGCGGCGTCGATGTGCAGGAAGTCGGCGACCTCGCCGGGACCGTCGTCGCAGACCAGCCAACCGTGCGCGTAGTGCTGGGCGACCCAGTCGAACAGTGAGTTGTCGCTGCCGATGGCGTCGTGGATCTGCTGGGGCGAGTTGGCCCGGGGCTTCTCGCGGCGGATGTCCCAGCCGTGGAAGTCCTCGAACCGCCAGTTGCGAAAGGGGTACTCGGGGGCACGGGCCTGCCAGAAGCGGCCGCGGCTGTAGGAGTGGCCGGACTGGTAGTACACCGTGAGCAGGTCGGTCTCCAGGATGGGGGAGTCGCCGTCGAGCCGGACCTTGTCGCCGACGAACTCGGGAGTGACCTCGACGGTGCCGTTGAGAACGAATCCGGCGGAGTCGGGTAGGGAGGTGACGGAGGGAGGATCGTCCCGCACGGACAGTGCGAGGTCGCGGAGCTCGTCGCTGAGCGAACCCGGCGGCAGGGTGTCGGGATCCTCGACGATGACCTCGAAGGCGTCGCGCACCTCGGCGATGTCGGCCGGACTGGCCAGCATGGCGAGGAAATCGGGCCGCTCGGCGCCCCGGGCGCGTGCGTCCTCGAGCAGGTCGAGCAGCTCGGCCGCCATCGCGGTGAACGTGTCGAAGTCGGCGCGAGTGCTCAACCACACCAGGGCGTTACGCGGTGTTGTCCCGGCGTTTCCCTTGAGCAGTAAGAGATCCGGCCGCAACGGCAATGCGGCTCGAGCCGAGCCGGCGACATAGGAACCGTCCTCGTGCGGGCTGAGCGTCTGCTCGACGCTGCTGCCGCTGAGCACCTTGCCGTCGGCCTTCACGCTGGAGCGCCGGTGAATTCCCCGTAACCACAGGTTCTTCACCTCGCCCCGGATCAGCGCGCTCTCCAGCACCTCGGACGGGTAGCGGCGCAGCGACGACTGGCGGTCCAGCCAGGTCTGCAGCCGTTCCTGACTGGGCTTGTCCGTGCAGACGACGATAAAACCGCCACGCCGCAACACGATCGTGAGTTGGTGGGTGACGTCGACGAAGCCGGCATCGGTGCCGGCCCAGGTCGGCGGATCCTCCCGACGGCGCACGAACGCCAGCAGGTCCGCGGTCTCGTGCCGGGCGACGATGTCGCCGCGGCCGGAGGTCAGCAGGAAGTCGGTGAGGGCGGCGAAATCCTCGCCCTCGAGAACGACAACGGAGAAGTAGGGGCGGACGGCGGCCAGCGGGAGCTCAGGGGTGTTCATGGTGACGCACCTCCCGCCACCGATTGTCGCAGCCACCGGCCGCCGAATTACCTCATGTCACCCGGTTCGCTCAGCCCTTCTCCGACCACTTGTAGGTCGGCGGCTGGTACTCGGCGATCCGGTCCAGCAGCGCGGGCAGGTCGGCGTCGACGAGCAGCATCTCCCGGTACGGCTTGCGCAGGAAACCCTGCTCGACCATGGTGTCGGTGAACCGCAGCAGGTGCTCGTAGAAGCCGTTCACGTCGAGCAGACCGACCGGCTTCGTGTGCAGGCCGAGCTGCGCCCAGGTCCACACCTCGAACAGCTCCTCCATCGTGCCGACGCCGCCCGGCAGCGCGATGAAGGCGTCGGACAGCTCGGCCATCAGCGCCTTGCGGGCGTGCAGGCCGTCCACGATGTGCTGCTCGGTGAGGCCGTCGTGGGCGACCTCCCAGGTGACGAGGCTCTCCGGGATCACGCCGATGACCTCGCCGCCCGCGGCCAGCGCGCCGTCGGCGACCGCGCCCATGGTGCCGACCTTCGCGCCGCCGTACACCACGCCGATGCCGCGCTCCGCCAGCGTCCGGCCGACTGCCCGGGCGGCCTCCAGGTACCCGTCGCCGCCGGTGGAGGAGCCGCAGAACACGCATATCCGCATGGCCCCGATCCTAACGATCACCCGATTCGGCCACGCCCGCCGCCGACCGTGGTTACTGTGGAGGAGTGACTTCTGCGGACGACTCGACCGGTGGTGTGACCCTCAGCGAGGGTCGGGTGCGGTTCCCGGGCATCAGCCCGCGGGCGTACGAACACCCGGCGGACCGCGGCGCACTGACCACGCTGCGTTCGGTGCCGGGCTTCCCCCAGGTGCTGCGCGCGGTCAACGGCGCGTTCGGGGAGCGCAGTGAGCGGCTGTGGTCGCGGGCGTCGTCGATCCGCGTCGGCCCGCGCCAGTACCCGGCGCTGGACAAGATCCGCAACGAGTGCGCCGAGATCCTGGACGTCGACCCGGCGCCGGAGCTCTACGTCACGCGCAATCCCGTGCCCAACGCCATGACGATCGGCCTCGACCAGCCGTTCATCGTCATCACCACCGGCCTGGTGGAGGCGCTGGACACCGAGGGGCTGCGGTTCGCCATCGGCCACGAGGTCGGGCACGCGCTGTCCGGTCACGCGCTGTACCGGACCATGCTGGAGCGCCTGCTCCGGCTGCTCACCAGCATGTCGTGGATGCCGGTCGGCTACTGGGGCCTGCGGGCGATCATCGCCGCGCTCAAGGAGTGGTACCGCAAGGCCGAGCTGTCCGCCGACCGCGCCGGCCTGCTGTGCGTGCAGGAGCCGACGACCGCGCTGCGCACCCACGTGCTGCTCGCCGGCGCCGTCGATCCGTCCGAAGTGGACACCGAGGCGTTCCTGGCGCAGGCCCGGGAGTACGAGGCCGAGGGCGATGTCCGCGACAGCGTGCTCAAGCTGATGAACGTGATCGACCTGAGCCACCCGCTGGCCGTGGTTCGGGCCGCCGAGCTGCAGAAGTGGGCCGCGAGCGAGGGGTATCGGGAGATCCTCGGCGGCACCTACCCGGAGCGCAGCGACGACCCGCAGAACCAGTGGACCGAGGACGTGAAGTCGGCGGCCCGTTCCTACCGGGACGCGTTCGTGGAGACCACGGATCCGCTGGCCAAGGTGCTCAACGAGGTCGGCGGCGTGATCTCCGACGCCGCCGGCAAGGTGTGGTCGAGGTTCACCACGCGGCCCGAGCCGCCGACCGCGTCGGGGGAGCCACCCGCCGACGAGTCACCGGCCTCGTCGGAGGAGCCGCCCGCCGATGAGCCGCCGGCCACCAACGGCACCCCGAAGGACTGACCAGGAACACCCACGCCCACACCACCTCCAGCACGTGAACCTGTTTCACGCATTCGGTGTGACGCTGGGCGTGACTCGCCGGAGCGCGTCGGGGCCAAGGTCGGCCAGCGTCGGGTAGCCGTCGACGGCCATCAACAAATCCGCCTCCGCCAGCATGGACCGGAGCACGTGCACGACGCCGTCGGCGCCGCCGAGGGCCATGCCGTAGACGTACGGCCGGCCGACGCCGACGGCGGTGGCGCCGAGGGCGAGAGCCTTCACGACATCGGTGCCGGAGCGGACGCCGGAGTCGAACAGCACGGGAAGACCGTCGGCGGCGGCGACCACGCCCGGAAGGCAGTCGAGGGCGGGGATGCCGCCATTGGCCTGGCGGCCGCCGTGGTTGGAGCAGTAGATGCCGTCGATGCCGCCGTCCCGGGCCCGGCGGGCGTCGTCGGGGTGCTGGATGCCCTTGACGATCAGGGGCAGCGAGGTGATGGACCGCAGCCACGGGAGGTCGTCCCAGGTCAGGGGGTTGCCGAAGAGCTGGGCCCACAGGCCGACGGTGGCCGTGACGTCCGCGGCGGGGTCCTGGCCGAGCCGCGCCCGGAAGACGGGGTCGGAGGTGTAGTTGGCGAGACACCGCCCGCGCAGCTGGGGGAAGTTGCCGGTGGAAAGGTCCCGAGGCCGCCAACCGGGAATCCACGTGTCGAGCGTGACGATGACGGCCTTGAACCCGGCGGCCTCGGCCCGGTGCACGAGGCTCTCGGCGAGCTCACGATCGCTGGGTGTGTAGAGCTGGAAGAAGCCGGGGGTGTCGCCGAGTCGGGGAGCGACGTCCTCCAGCGGATCCTCGGTGAGGGTGGACAGCACGAGCGGGACGCCGGTGCGAGCGGCGGCGTCGGCGGCGGCAAGGTCGCCGTGGCCGTCCTGGGCGCACAGCCCGAGCACGCCGATGGGCGCCATGAACAGCGGGGACGGCAGCGTCAAACCGAACATGGAGACGGACAGGTCGCGGTCCTTGGCGCCGACGAACATCCGCGGCATCAGGCCCCACTGCTGGAACGCCGTCGCGTTGGAGCGCTGGGTGTGCTCGTCACCGGCGCCACCGGCCACGTAGGACAGCAGGGACGGCGGCAGCGCCTGGGCGGCCCGCGCCTCCAGTTCGCCGAAGACCATCGGCAGGGACGGCGCGATGCCCCGCAGCCCGCCGAAGTAGATCTCGTACTGGAAGTCGCCGAAGGCCATCGATTTCCCTCCCGGTTGGTGTCTGTCACAATCCTCCGCCGGATCAGGCCGGCAGAGTACTGCGAATCCACCCAGCTCGCCGGCATGATGGTTGTGACGGGTCACAACCGGGCGAGGGGAAAGCGGGGCAACGATGCTGGCGGACGCGCACGTGCCGGCGCTGGTCGACCGGGTGCTGGCCCGCCTGGTGGAGCGGCTGCCCAGCTACGGCTCGATGCCGGTGGAGGCGCTGACCAGCGATGTCCGCCCGATGACGGAGCGGGCGCTGCGCGGCTTCGTCGAGTCGCTGCCCGACAAGGGCGTCCCCGCCCCGGAGCTGGTCCACCAGGCCCGCGAGTCGGCGATCGCCCGCGGCGAGGAGGGCATCCCGATGCAGGCCATCCTCGACGCCTACCTGCTCGGCCTGCAGGAGAGCGTCACGCATCTGCGGCCGGAGCTGGAAAACGCCGCCGCGAACGACTTGATCGACTTCTTCGGGGCGGTGCTGACCTTCCAGCACGTTGTGCACCAGGCGATCGCGTCGGGCTTCCTGGAACACCGGGAGAGCACGGTGGGGGAGACGCAGGCGGCCAGGGGCGCCCTGCTCGCGGCGCTCACCGAGGGCGGCGACGCCACGGACGCGGCCTTCCGCGCCGGGATCAAGCTGCCCGATCAGTACGTCGTCGCGGCGCTGGCGATCAACCCGCATCCGGACGAGCTCCAGGAGGGCGTCGATCACGTGATGGCGGGCCGGCGGAAGGTGCGCCGGATCAGGCTGGAGCTGGAACGCCTCGGCCGCGACGACGTGCTGACCGCGTTGTCCCCGACCGGCGGCATCGCGCTGCTGCCGACCGCCGGCGACGGCCGCCTGCACGCCCGGCTGACGAAGGCCGCCGGCACGACGATCACCGTCGCGATGGAGCCGGCGACGCCGGCGGCGGTGCCGAACGCGGTGCGGCTGGCCCGGGAAGTCCTTGAGGTGGCGACGAAAACCCGCCGCGAGCCGGGCATCTACCGGCTCGCCGACGTGCTGCTCGAATACCAGCTGACCCGGCCGTCGGAGGCCACGGCACGCCTGGCGGCCCTGCTCGACCCGGTGGACGAGGACCTGCTGCGCACGCTCGACGCCTACCTGGACGCCGGTCTGCGCCGCAACGCCACCGCGGCGGCCCTGGGCGTGCACGCCAACACTGTGGACAACCGCCTGCGCCGGATCGGCCGCCTCACCGGCCTGGATCCCACCCGGCCGGCGGACCTGCCGATGCTGCGGGCCGCCGTCGCGGTCCGGCGGATGGCATCGGTTACGCCGAACGCGTGATCAAGCGGGGTGTCAACCGTCAATCGTTTGGTCCCGGTCGTTTGGTTACGAACATTTCTGACCGAACTTTGAAGTAATACGCGGCGAACATGCGGCATCCTCGGAGCGACCCCGGTCCCGTAGGAGAGAAACGTCCGCATGCCCAGTCATCACACCCCTGCCGTGGTGGTCTGTCCCGAGGTGGTCGAGCACTTCCTGGACACCGCCCTGCCGGTGTACGAGACACTCACGCCCGACCACCCGCTGCCCTGTTTCGCCGTGCTGCTGGGGGAGTCCGCGCCGGCGACCATCCACGTGCGCCGCCTCGCCTTCGGCGCCAACGCCCGCACCACCTCGTGCGCCGCGATCGAGGAGTTCGCCACGACCATCGTGCCGAAGTTCGGCAGCGCCTACGAGAACGCCGATCGCGGCTACTGGCTGGATCCCGCCGACCTGCTCCGCATCAACCGCGAGGCCGAGCGGAGCGGTCTGGACATCCTCGGCTCGATCCACATGCATCCGGACTGGCACCGCATCACGCGGGTGCCGGCGGAACGCGCCTGCACGCTGTCGTCCCGGCCGACGGCGATGGACGAGCACGTGTTCGCCGCGACCGGCTGGCCCGTCAACGTCATCTGCTACCTCGAGCAGGTCGGCGGCCTGACCAGCTACAACGTCGAGGCGTGGGACCCGGGTGGCGCGCCGCTGCCGCTGCGCACCGGCGTGAAGGTGGTGGCGGCGTGAGCGCGGAGATCAAGGCGCTCTGGGAGCGCATGGCCGAGGGCTGGGCCGCCGGCTCCGGCGAGCGGTTCGCCAGCGTTTTCGCGCCGGACACCGAGTTCGTCAACGTGCGCGGCGAGGAGCAGCACGGCCGGGCGACCGTCGCGGCCGGTCATCAGAACCTGTTCCAGACCCGCTACCGCGACACGAAGCTCACCGCCGACGTGCACAGCATCCGGTTCATCACCGACGACGCCGCCGTCGTGCACGTGGCGTCCACTGTGCACAGTTCCGACGGCAAGGCGACGGGCACGCACGCCCAGGCCGTCGTCGAGCGCCGCGACGGCGAGTGGCTGATCACGGCCTTCCACAACATGGTTCCCGCAAGCTAGATCCGAAGTTGATCAACGCAGGAGTACCGATGCCCACCGCCAAGCTCCGCCATCTCGCGTTCACCGCCCGGGACGCGGTCAAGCTCGCCCACTTCTACCGGGACCAGTTCGGCATGCGGATCTTCCACACCGACCCCGACGGCAGCCAGTTCCTCACCGACGGCTACATCAACCTGGCCATCATCCAGCAGGCCCTGGACGGCGACGTGCCGACCGGCTTCAACCACTTCGGCTTCCACGTCGACGACGTCGAGGGGTCGATGGCGAGCCTGGTCGAGGCCGGGCTGCCCGAACCGGCGGTCCGCCACACCACCCGGCCGTTCGCCGAGTACCGGGCCATCGACCCGGAGGGCAACTGGTTCGACCTGTCCGGGCACGGCTATCTTCCTCCCGGCGAACAGGAATAGCCGAACGGGGGCCGCCGGAAGGCGGCCCCCGCCGACGAGATCACGCCATGTCCACCTCGAACTCGGACACCTGCCCGGCGGGCCAGCCCGTGTTGCCGGTGAAGGTGAGCCGCACGAACCGCTGCGTGGTCGTGCCGAACGACACCGAGGCGGTGTTGCCGGACGCCGGATCGAAGGTGTAGCCGCGTGATCCGACGAGTGTGGACCACGAGTTGCCGTCGTTGCTGCCCTGGATGGTCAGCGTCTGTGTGCGGGCGCCCCACGCCGAGGACGGCGGCAGCTTCAGCACCACCTTGTTGATCGCGTAGCCCTGGCCGAGGTCGACGGTCAGCGACTGCGGGAAGGCGTTGTTGGTGCTCTCCCAGTAGCTGTCGGCGTTGCCGTCGTTGGCGTTGCCCGGCGGGAAGCCGCCCTGCGAGCCGCTGGCCGAGATCGCCTTGCCGCGAGCCAGGTTCGTGCCGGACGACGGCGGCGCGGGCGGGCCGGAGTTCGGCGGCGGCCACGTCGCGCAGTCGCCCCAGGTGCCGCTGTAGCCGCTGTTGCCGGAGCCGTTGAACGTCATCTTCGGGATGGACGACGGGTACGGGCAGTTGTACGTGCCGACCACGCCGACGCGGCTGGCGGTGACGTTGCTGACCGACACCGTGCCTTGGGTCTGCGACTGCAGGACGAAGGTGCCCACGCCCTGCACGGTCGCGCCGTTGATGGTGATGCCCTGGATCGTCTTGCCGGCGCCGTTGCCGTCGATGAACTGGATCGCCTCGTACGGGCTGTCGATCGCCTTGAAGTTGGTGACGTTGATGGTCACGCCGGTGATCGCCTGGTCGCGGGCGTCGAACCAGAGCGCGCCGACCCCGAACTGCCAGTTGGGATCCAGCGCCCCGGCGCGCAGCGTGGCGTTGTTGGACACGGTGATCGTGCCACCCAGCGGAACGCTGTTGAACCGGTTGGCCACCAGGATGCCACCGCCGAGAGCGTTGGTGTCCTGCACGAGGTTGCCGCTGATGCTGTTGTCGGAACCGCCGTACAGCGCGATGCCGTTGGCCAGGTTGGGCTGCACGACGGTGTTGTTGGTCAGCGAGTTGCCGGAGTCGGCCTGCCCGTTGGACCACAGCGCCAGGCCGTCGTCGCCGTTGTTGCGCAGGTAGTTGTTGCTGAGCGTGGAGTTCGTGACGGCGCCGTCGAAGTTGACGCCGTCGGCCATGGTGTCGATGATCCGGTTGTTGGCGATCGTCAGGTTGCTCGACGCCCCGTTCATCAGCCACAGGCCGCACTTGGTGTCCTGGATCCACAGGTTCTGCACCACGGACCCGTTGCCCAGCACGCCGTGGAAGCCGTTGTCCGGGCTGCCGTCGTTGCGCTCGGTGACGTCGCCGAAGATCGCGAAGTCGTAGAGCTTGATGTTGCCGGACGCGCCGCCGTTGTTGAAGATGTTGTTGCCGTGCAACGTGGTGTACCACGGGCCGGCGCCGCGGATGGTCACCTGGTCGACCTGCAGCGCGGACGGGATCTCGAACCGGCCGCTGGGGATCCACACGGTCTTGCCCTGCGACTTCGCCGCCGAGATGGCGTTGCGGAACGCCTGCGTGTCGTCGGACGAGTCGTTGGCGGTGGCCCCGTAGTCGGTCACCGACAGCGAGTTCGCCGGCTGCGCCGCCGCGCCGCCGACCTGCTCGAAGTCGGCGAGGTCGATGGTGGCCTGGCCGACGTCGCCGCCGTCGGCCTGCACCCGGACCTTGGCCCCGGCGCCGAGGTTCTGGCCCAGCAGCAGCCGGGAGTCGTCGAAGAAGTGGTGCGTCTTCGCGCCCGGGATCCAGCCGGTGTCGATGTACATGTACCGGGACGTCACCGACAGCCCGCTGCCGAGCTTGGTTCCGTTGACGTACACCGAGAGCCGGCCGGAGCTGCCGTCGGGCAGGTTGTAGTGGACGTTGATCGAGTTCGCCGCGGCCGGCAGCGTGAACTCGACGTACTGGCCCTGGCCGATGCGCACGGCCTGCCGGCCGGACGCCTCGGACGCGATGCTGGCCTGGCTGTAGTCGGGGCCGACGGCGGCGCCGTTGGT includes these proteins:
- a CDS encoding discoidin domain-containing protein, with amino-acid sequence MPLLLAATLIASGAALLSGAAPAAAATCPTTASGGASVPFRTVEAECSATNGAAVGPDYSQASIASEASGRQAVRIGQGQYVEFTLPAAANSINVHYNLPDGSSGRLSVYVNGTKLGSGLSVTSRYMYIDTGWIPGAKTHHFFDDSRLLLGQNLGAGAKVRVQADGGDVGQATIDLADFEQVGGAAAQPANSLSVTDYGATANDSSDDTQAFRNAISAAKSQGKTVWIPSGRFEIPSALQVDQVTIRGAGPWYTTLHGNNIFNNGGASGNIKLYDFAIFGDVTERNDGSPDNGFHGVLGNGSVVQNLWIQDTKCGLWLMNGASSNLTIANNRIIDTMADGVNFDGAVTNSTLSNNYLRNNGDDGLALWSNGQADSGNSLTNNTVVQPNLANGIALYGGSDNSISGNLVQDTNALGGGILVANRFNSVPLGGTITVSNNATLRAGALDPNWQFGVGALWFDARDQAITGVTINVTNFKAIDSPYEAIQFIDGNGAGKTIQGITINGATVQGVGTFVLQSQTQGTVSVSNVTASRVGVVGTYNCPYPSSIPKMTFNGSGNSGYSGTWGDCATWPPPNSGPPAPPSSGTNLARGKAISASGSQGGFPPGNANDGNADSYWESTNNAFPQSLTVDLGQGYAINKVVLKLPPSSAWGARTQTLTIQGSNDGNSWSTLVGSRGYTFDPASGNTASVSFGTTTQRFVRLTFTGNTGWPAGQVSEFEVDMA
- a CDS encoding PLD nuclease N-terminal domain-containing protein; translated protein: MTFTHLAIVLPMFVLYVVALVDVLRLDMDGSTRVGWVLGILVLPVVGAVAWLVFGRRTVRRASA
- a CDS encoding PucR family transcriptional regulator, producing MLADAHVPALVDRVLARLVERLPSYGSMPVEALTSDVRPMTERALRGFVESLPDKGVPAPELVHQARESAIARGEEGIPMQAILDAYLLGLQESVTHLRPELENAAANDLIDFFGAVLTFQHVVHQAIASGFLEHRESTVGETQAARGALLAALTEGGDATDAAFRAGIKLPDQYVVAALAINPHPDELQEGVDHVMAGRRKVRRIRLELERLGRDDVLTALSPTGGIALLPTAGDGRLHARLTKAAGTTITVAMEPATPAAVPNAVRLAREVLEVATKTRREPGIYRLADVLLEYQLTRPSEATARLAALLDPVDEDLLRTLDAYLDAGLRRNATAAALGVHANTVDNRLRRIGRLTGLDPTRPADLPMLRAAVAVRRMASVTPNA
- a CDS encoding SgcJ/EcaC family oxidoreductase, whose amino-acid sequence is MSAEIKALWERMAEGWAAGSGERFASVFAPDTEFVNVRGEEQHGRATVAAGHQNLFQTRYRDTKLTADVHSIRFITDDAAVVHVASTVHSSDGKATGTHAQAVVERRDGEWLITAFHNMVPAS
- a CDS encoding M48 family metallopeptidase, translating into MTSADDSTGGVTLSEGRVRFPGISPRAYEHPADRGALTTLRSVPGFPQVLRAVNGAFGERSERLWSRASSIRVGPRQYPALDKIRNECAEILDVDPAPELYVTRNPVPNAMTIGLDQPFIVITTGLVEALDTEGLRFAIGHEVGHALSGHALYRTMLERLLRLLTSMSWMPVGYWGLRAIIAALKEWYRKAELSADRAGLLCVQEPTTALRTHVLLAGAVDPSEVDTEAFLAQAREYEAEGDVRDSVLKLMNVIDLSHPLAVVRAAELQKWAASEGYREILGGTYPERSDDPQNQWTEDVKSAARSYRDAFVETTDPLAKVLNEVGGVISDAAGKVWSRFTTRPEPPTASGEPPADESPASSEEPPADEPPATNGTPKD
- a CDS encoding VOC family protein is translated as MPTAKLRHLAFTARDAVKLAHFYRDQFGMRIFHTDPDGSQFLTDGYINLAIIQQALDGDVPTGFNHFGFHVDDVEGSMASLVEAGLPEPAVRHTTRPFAEYRAIDPEGNWFDLSGHGYLPPGEQE
- a CDS encoding LOG family protein, whose protein sequence is MRICVFCGSSTGGDGYLEAARAVGRTLAERGIGVVYGGAKVGTMGAVADGALAAGGEVIGVIPESLVTWEVAHDGLTEQHIVDGLHARKALMAELSDAFIALPGGVGTMEELFEVWTWAQLGLHTKPVGLLDVNGFYEHLLRFTDTMVEQGFLRKPYREMLLVDADLPALLDRIAEYQPPTYKWSEKG
- a CDS encoding alpha-hydroxy-acid oxidizing protein is translated as MAFGDFQYEIYFGGLRGIAPSLPMVFGELEARAAQALPPSLLSYVAGGAGDEHTQRSNATAFQQWGLMPRMFVGAKDRDLSVSMFGLTLPSPLFMAPIGVLGLCAQDGHGDLAAADAAARTGVPLVLSTLTEDPLEDVAPRLGDTPGFFQLYTPSDRELAESLVHRAEAAGFKAVIVTLDTWIPGWRPRDLSTGNFPQLRGRCLANYTSDPVFRARLGQDPAADVTATVGLWAQLFGNPLTWDDLPWLRSITSLPLIVKGIQHPDDARRARDGGIDGIYCSNHGGRQANGGIPALDCLPGVVAAADGLPVLFDSGVRSGTDVVKALALGATAVGVGRPYVYGMALGGADGVVHVLRSMLAEADLLMAVDGYPTLADLGPDALRRVTPSVTPNA